Proteins encoded together in one Microbacterium sp. ABRD28 window:
- a CDS encoding DUF2304 domain-containing protein, translating to MWIQAILIAVVVVGGVFVIRKPGGDSHLALRRLGLALFTLVAVASVLFPEWLTWLASLVGVGRGTDLLLYAFVLVFLLFVITQYRRNLAVNRRITLLSRRIALDEALVEERADVVLAGDAARQDEDVPPRDRD from the coding sequence ATGTGGATTCAGGCGATATTGATCGCGGTCGTGGTCGTGGGCGGGGTCTTCGTGATTCGAAAGCCCGGTGGGGACAGTCACCTTGCCCTACGACGCCTGGGCCTCGCGCTCTTCACTCTCGTCGCAGTGGCGTCGGTATTGTTTCCGGAGTGGCTGACCTGGCTCGCCTCTCTTGTCGGCGTGGGTAGAGGAACGGACCTTCTCCTCTATGCGTTCGTCTTGGTTTTCTTGCTCTTCGTCATCACTCAGTACAGACGGAATCTCGCAGTTAATCGCCGGATCACGCTGCTGAGTCGCCGCATCGCACTGGACGAGGCATTGGTCGAGGAGCGTGCCGACGTCGTGCTCGCCGGGGATGCCGCGAGGCAAGATGAGGACGTACCTCCGCGAGATCGCGACTAG
- a CDS encoding glycosyltransferase family 2 protein, translating to MSDADFDARGQQTTQSRTTISPRDDRTWIVVPLYNEATVIADVVTGLLERFVHVVCVDDGSSDGSAEAAQRAGAQVVRHPVNLGQGAALQTGIDFALAHDDVEFIVTFDADGQHRVEDAVAMVQEARREGLAIVFGSRFLDDRTDPGLVKKIILKTVVVVSNLTTGLRLSDAHNGLRVMRVDAARKVDLQQDRMAHATEIVLQLGRSGLPWKEFPVQLLYTDYSKAKGQSVLNAVNILVDLVVR from the coding sequence ATGAGCGACGCCGACTTCGATGCGCGCGGGCAGCAGACGACCCAGTCGCGAACGACCATCAGTCCGCGAGACGACCGCACATGGATCGTCGTGCCTTTGTACAACGAGGCGACGGTCATCGCGGACGTTGTCACAGGACTTCTGGAGCGATTCGTCCATGTCGTCTGCGTCGATGACGGGTCGTCTGACGGTTCGGCGGAGGCTGCTCAACGGGCCGGAGCACAGGTGGTGCGCCACCCCGTCAATCTCGGACAGGGGGCGGCCCTGCAGACCGGCATAGATTTCGCCCTCGCGCACGATGACGTCGAATTCATCGTTACCTTCGACGCAGATGGCCAGCACCGCGTGGAGGACGCTGTGGCGATGGTACAGGAAGCTCGCCGAGAGGGACTGGCCATCGTTTTCGGATCACGCTTCTTGGACGATCGGACCGATCCCGGTCTGGTGAAGAAGATCATCCTGAAGACCGTCGTCGTCGTGAGCAACCTTACGACCGGACTTCGCTTGTCGGACGCGCATAACGGTCTCCGGGTCATGCGGGTTGACGCCGCTCGCAAGGTCGACTTGCAACAGGACCGGATGGCGCACGCGACAGAAATCGTGCTTCAACTAGGACGAAGCGGACTGCCGTGGAAGGAATTCCCGGTTCAGCTCCTCTACACGGACTACTCCAAGGCGAAGGGGCAGAGCGTCCTCAACGCCGTCAATATCCTCGTTGACCTGGTGGTGAGGTAG
- a CDS encoding glycosyltransferase, which yields MPPRPTKGSDLSSAIDVMLPYYGDVALMKKAVESVLSQSHTDLRLVVLDDGYPDPEPARWFASLSDPRVTYLRNDVNVGANGNYRKALGLVEAEWFVMMGADDVMRPGYLSAVGRAAREGVDIIQPRVEILDEYDRRILPLADRVKAWLSPSVPPGGSVAAGEPLAVSLLRGNWAYFPAVAWRTAAVRRVGFRTDLDVAQDLALLLDIVADGGRLALLPDTLFDYRRHSRSDSSVRAVDGRRFAEERRFFQQEAKRFRRMGWKRAARAARLHVTSRMNAAATLPQALKAKRSPMPLLTHVIR from the coding sequence GTGCCCCCCAGGCCCACGAAAGGAAGCGATTTGTCGAGCGCGATCGACGTCATGTTGCCGTACTACGGTGATGTGGCACTGATGAAGAAGGCGGTGGAAAGCGTTCTTTCGCAGTCTCACACCGACCTCCGTCTCGTCGTCCTCGACGACGGCTATCCAGACCCAGAGCCGGCGCGGTGGTTCGCATCGCTGTCGGACCCGCGGGTGACCTACCTCCGGAACGACGTCAATGTTGGCGCTAACGGCAATTACCGCAAAGCACTTGGTCTTGTGGAAGCTGAATGGTTCGTCATGATGGGCGCGGACGACGTCATGCGGCCGGGGTACTTGAGCGCCGTGGGACGAGCGGCCCGAGAAGGAGTGGACATCATCCAGCCGCGAGTGGAGATCCTCGACGAGTATGACCGTCGCATCCTGCCGCTGGCGGATCGGGTGAAAGCGTGGCTCTCACCCTCGGTACCTCCGGGGGGCTCCGTTGCCGCCGGCGAACCGCTCGCCGTGAGCCTTCTCCGCGGTAACTGGGCCTACTTTCCGGCGGTCGCGTGGCGTACCGCCGCCGTGAGGCGAGTTGGATTTCGTACCGACCTCGACGTCGCCCAAGACCTCGCTCTGCTCCTCGACATCGTTGCCGATGGGGGCAGGCTCGCACTCCTCCCGGATACCCTGTTCGACTATCGTCGCCACTCGCGCTCTGATTCTTCTGTGCGGGCGGTCGACGGCCGCCGGTTCGCGGAGGAGAGACGCTTCTTCCAGCAGGAGGCGAAACGGTTCAGGCGAATGGGCTGGAAGCGCGCTGCCCGCGCAGCTCGCCTTCACGTCACCTCCCGTATGAACGCCGCAGCAACACTGCCGCAGGCGCTCAAAGCCAAACGATCCCCCATGCCCCTGCTCACCCACGTGATCCGATGA
- a CDS encoding glycosyltransferase: protein MTEARSSGPQISVCVATYNGAAFVSEQLLSILDQLSPSDEVVVVDDASSDDTVARIEALVDPRIRVIALERNAGYVRAFERAISEARGHVVFLSDQDDRWLPNRVRDMMEALTEAALVVSNFSVFGGTATFVQSRRLRAQDSSRNLRNLFWIWIGLRPYYGCCMAFRAELTPRLLPFPAFLSETHDQWIGMVGNASRSVIHLERDTIARRVHAGNASARGNRPLRTILAARVMMARAMVEAIRRGGRRTPTSG, encoded by the coding sequence GTGACCGAAGCCCGATCTTCCGGGCCGCAGATCAGCGTCTGTGTAGCCACGTACAACGGCGCCGCTTTCGTTTCCGAGCAGCTCCTGTCTATCCTCGATCAACTTTCACCTTCGGACGAGGTAGTTGTCGTGGATGACGCCTCCTCGGACGACACGGTGGCGAGGATCGAGGCCCTCGTCGATCCTCGCATCCGAGTGATCGCCCTCGAGCGCAACGCCGGGTATGTTCGTGCATTCGAGCGCGCGATCAGCGAGGCTCGCGGTCACGTCGTCTTCCTCTCCGACCAGGACGACCGATGGCTCCCGAACCGGGTGCGGGACATGATGGAGGCGCTGACTGAAGCTGCCTTAGTGGTGTCGAACTTCTCGGTCTTCGGAGGAACGGCAACCTTCGTGCAGTCGCGACGCCTTCGCGCACAAGACAGTTCGCGGAATCTACGCAACCTGTTCTGGATTTGGATCGGCTTGCGCCCCTATTACGGGTGCTGCATGGCGTTCCGTGCGGAACTCACCCCCCGCTTGCTCCCTTTTCCGGCGTTTCTTTCGGAGACACACGATCAGTGGATCGGGATGGTAGGGAATGCATCCCGCAGCGTCATTCATCTCGAACGAGACACCATAGCCAGACGCGTGCACGCCGGCAACGCTTCGGCGCGGGGTAACAGACCGCTGCGGACCATACTCGCTGCCCGGGTCATGATGGCGCGTGCCATGGTCGAGGCGATTCGCCGAGGCGGCCGCCGCACCCCAACCTCGGGGTGA